One window from the genome of Poecilia reticulata strain Guanapo linkage group LG9, Guppy_female_1.0+MT, whole genome shotgun sequence encodes:
- the ascc2 gene encoding activating signal cointegrator 1 complex subunit 2, giving the protein MACARVPLDEQHVTESGPLGKERTLPALHPDRKEERCFVPYKPPPEDGSPADVEEFLEHARFIAEDLEWLLALPHDKFWCQVVFDESLLRCLDSYLQLAPRGLDLCTLPLSPAVADVQRTIHKAVFLTFLRMATHKESKENFITPSVFGEIIYNNFVFDIPKIMDLCVLFGKGNSQLLHKMIENIFTQQPAYYSDLEETVPTVLQVFDTILEKCGLRCEGATAMEPMKLSAQKQPTAMRMNLEELADLVLYLCDSTTTIHAFLDIFPAACSSFHSHGFLSRLPPFYEAAVPDLEKAIRKRNFDDKSLQEDLWKRMSHSCRKMVETTHLLLHHTCLQPILEGRENMQTFAEELLQYFTSFLPEKRFLVDYDDQFPISDDISLLQQALPVIDETRTLYLLEGVESAWDATGRRRPQTEGASSSPANHGAAAACSDGFGSPEVKESRGERLEGAEAKMAAPQKGDNGAMCPVSGPELESLLSCIRDLLPDLGEGFLLACLQEYDYNSELVINNILEDRLAPSLEKLDRNMPRPVKEDLPGVLNNRSNVFDDDEFDVFRRNQVDMSRVWKGRRKGESAREMLDDKQHIAEQRARYMTYETVVDEVAVEPGASADADPYDLDYDDEYDDTYDMNQVGANDLDGDSLLSRRPFTVPQVLRKGTKPGEEEQEDDEDEDVSQNPVNRDQFVQDPALLRERAEAKRAAMQQRRGFRPERPSNVVGRPKGQGQTTETFLDRRKKEANKSRVSNHNRRSMADRKRNKGMIPS; this is encoded by the exons ATGGCCTGCGCTCGAGTGCCGCTGGATGAGCAGCATGTGACGGAGTCGGGCCCTTTGGGAAAGGAGCGCACTCTGCCTGCACTG CACCCAGACAGGAAGGAGGAGCGCTGCTTCGTGCCTTACAAACCTCCCCCAGAAGACGGCTCTCCGGCCGATGTGGAGGAGTTTCTGGAACACGCCAGGTTTATAGCAGAAGACCTGGAGTGGCTGCTGGCGCTGCCTCACGACAAGTTCTGGTGTCAG GTGGTGTTTGATGAGTCTCTGCTGCGGTGCCTCGACTCGTACCTGCAGCTGGCTCCGCGCGGCCTTGACCTTTGCACCCTGCCCCTGTCGCCGGCGGTGGCCGACGTGCAGCGCACCATCCACAAGGCGGTTTTCCTGACCTTCCTCCGGATGGCCACTCATAAAGAGTCCAAG GAAAATTTTATCACCCCGTCTGTGTTCGGAGAGATTATCTACAACAACTTTGTGTTCGACATTCCTAAAATTATGGATTTGTGCGTTCTCTTCGGAAAGGGCAACAGCCAGCTGCTTCATAAGATGATAG AGAACATTTTTACTCAGCAGCCGGCTTACTACAGCGACCTGGAGGAGACGGTTCCCACAGTGCTACAG GTGTTTGACACAATCCTGGAGAAATGTGGTCTGCGGTGTGAAGGAGCCACGGCCATGGAGCCGATGAAGCTGAGCGCACAGAAACAGCCGACGGCCATGAGGATGAACCTGGAG gAGCTTGCAGATTTAGTTTTGTACTTGTGCGACTCGACCACCACCATCCACGCCTTCCTGGACATCTTTCCCGCCGCTTGTTCCAGCTTCCACTCCCACGGCTTCCTCAGCAG GCTGCCGCCGTTTTACGAGGCCGCTGTGCCGGACTTGGAGAAAGCCATCAGGAAGAGAAACTTTGACGATAAAAG TCTGCAGGAAGACCTGTGGAAGAGGATGAGCCACTCCTGCAGGAAGATGGTGGAGACGactcacctgctgctgcaccacacctgccTGCAGCCCATCCTGGAGGG tcgagaaaacatgcaaacgtTTGCTGAGGAACTCCTGcaatattttacatcttttttacCCGAGAAAAG gtttctAGTCGACTACGACGATCAGTTTCCCATCTCAGACGACATCAGCCTCCTGCAGCAAGCTCTCCCTGTCAT TGACGAGACAAGGACGTTGTATTTGCTGGAGGGTGTGGAAAGCGCCTGGGACGCCACGGGCCGACGAAGACCACAGACTGAAGGCGCTTCCTCGTCGCCAGCCAATCACGGCGCGGCGGCAGCCTGTTCGGACGGCTTCGGGTCGCCAGAGGTCAAAGAGTCGAGAGGAGAGAGGCTGGAGGGGGCCGAGGCCAAGATGGCCGCCCCACAGAAAGGCGACAAT GGCGCCATGTGTCCTGTGAGCGGGCCGGAGCTCGAGTCGCTCCTGTCCTGCATCAGGGATCTGCTTCCTGACCTGGGCGAAGGCTTCCTGCTGGCCTGTCTGCAGGAATACGACTACAACTCTGAGCTGGTCATCAACAACATCCTGGAGGACCGACTGGCTCCCAGCCTGGAGAAACTGGACCGAAACATGCCGAG GCCGGTGAAAGAGGATCTGCCAGGTGTCCTGAACAACCGATCCAACGTGTTCGACGACGACGAGTTCGACGTCTTCCGCAGGAATCAGGTGGACATGTCCCGCGTCTGGAAGGGCAGGAG GAAAGGCGAGAGCGCCCGAGAGATGCTGGACGACAAGCAGCACATAGCGGAGCAGCGAGCGCGCTACATGACGTACGAGACGGTGGTGGACGAAGTCGCCGTCGAGCCGGGAGCGTCGGCCGACGCCGACCCCTACGACCTGGACTACGACGACGAGTACGACGACACGTACGACATGAACCAGGTCGGAGCCAACGACCTGGACGGAGACAGTTTACTCAGCAGGAG gccGTTCACCGTCCCTCAGGTACTGAGGAAAGGAACCAAACCGGgggaagaggagcaggaagacGATGAAGACGAAGACGTTTCACAG aacCCTGTGAACCGGGACCAGTTCGTTCAGGACCCGGCTCTGCTGAGGGAGAGAGCCGAAGCCAAACGAGCTGCCATGCAGCAGAGGAGAGG GTTCCGGCCCGAGCGGCCCAGTAACGTGGTGGGTCGACCCAAAGGCCAGGGACAGACGACGGAGACGTTCCTGGACCGACGCAAGAAGGAGGCCAACAAGAGCCGCGTGAGCAACCACAACCGGCGCTCCATGGCGGACCGCAAGAGGAACAAAGGCATGATCCCCTCCTGA